GCCACCAACCCCTTCGTCGGCCTGATGGTCGGTATCGTCGCCACCGCCCTGATCCAGTCGTCCTCGACGGTGACCTCGGTGATCGTTGGCATGGTGGCCGGGGGGCTGCCGGTCGCGGTGGCGGTACCCATGGTCATGGGGGCGAACATCGGCACCACGGTGACCAATACGCTGGTGAGCCTGGGCCACGTCAACGACAAGAACGAGTTTCGCCGCGCCTTTGCCGCCGCCACCGTGCACGACTTCTTCAATCTGCTGGCCGTGGTGATTTTGCTTCCCATCGAGATCCTGTTCCACCCGCTGGAGCGCATGGCCGGCGCCGTGGCCGGCGTTTTCTATGGCGATGCCGATCTTTCGCTGGATAACGTCAATATCGTGGGCCAGCTGACTCAGCCGGTGACGGACACGGCAGATCAGTTGGTGGCGAGTTTGCCGGCGGTGGCCGGTGGTATCGCCTTGATCGTCATCGGCGTGGCGCTGATTTTTCTCTCCATTCGCTACATCGGCAAGCTGTTGAAGACGCTGATGGTTGGGCGCGCCAGGCAAATCATGCTCAGCGCCATCGGCCGCGGGCCGTTCACCGGCGTGGCCTCCGGGGCGCTGGTGACGATGCTGGTGCAGTCGTCCTCCACGACCACCAGCCTGATGGTGCCCATGGCCGGCTCTGGCGCGTTCACGCTGCGCCAGATCTATCCGTTCACCATCGGCAGCAATATCGGCACCACCATGACGGCGCTGCTGGCCGCCACGGCGATTTCCGGCGCCACGGCGCTGTTGGCGCTGGAGATCGCCCTGGTGCATCTGCTTTTCAATCTGTGCGCCGTGCTGATCATCGGCGGACTGCCGTTTCTGCGTCTGCTACCGGTGAAAGGGGCGCAGTGGCTGGGCCGGGTCGCCGCCGAGCGCAAGGCGCTGGCCGCCGGCTGGGTGCTGGGCGTGTTCATCGCGCTGCCGGCCCTGCTGATCGCTGTTACCGTACTGTAAGGAGGGCGCCATGAGTATTGAACAAGGTTCCAGGCCAAGCCTGCACACCACCTCGACCGCCGAACTCAAGGCGATGTTGAACGACTCGGTGGAGATCATCGACGAAATTCGCGCTGAGCTCGACGCCCGAGAAGCCCAGACTCAGGAGCTCGAAAAGATGGACACCCTGATGGTCGAGGCGAGGCCGAAGCTTCAGGAGATTCGCGGCTTCTTCGCGCTGGTGCTCGACGAGCTCAAGGCGCGGCGCGGCCCGAACCGTTAGCGCTGGCTAGTCGAACAGGTCGCCCTGAGCGCGGGGTGGCCTGAAGTCGCGCGTGTTGAGCCCCTGCTCGGCGCGGGGCTGCATGCCCCATTGACGGCTGGCGCGCTTGAAGCGCTGCTCGATCATGTCGACGAACACGCCTTCACCGCGAAAGCGCTTGCCGAACGCCGCCTCGTTGGTCTTGCCGCCCCGGCACTGGCGAATCAGGCTCATCACCTTGTCGGCGCGCTCGGGATAGTGGGCCATCAGCCACGCCTGGAACAGCGGCGCGACTTCGCGGGGCAGGCGTAGAAGCATCCAGCTCGCGGTGCGCGCGCCGGCGCCGCGGGCCGCTTCGATCAGCCGCTCGATTTCGTGGTCGGTCAGCCCCGGTATCACCGGCGAGATCAACACCCCCACCGGCACCCCGGCGGCGCTGAGTTCGCGAATCACCTTCAGCCGTGCCTGGGGCGAAGCCGCTCGCGGCTCCAGGGTGCGCTTCAAGTCGCCGTCCAGGCTCGTCAGACTCACCAGCACCCGCACCAGCCGGTGCTCGGCCATGCGCTTTAGAAGGTCCAAGTCGCGCAGCACGAGACTTCCCTTGGTCACCAGCGTGACCGGGTGGCGGCATTCGAGCAAAAACGCGAGCAGGCTCCGAGTGGTGCGATATGTCGCCTCGATTGGTTGATAACAGTCGGTGTTGCCGGAAAGATTGATCGGCCGGCAAACGTAGCCGGGTTTCGCGAGTTCGTCGCGCAGGTGCTCGAGCATGCCGGTACGCGCGATCAGCCGGGTTTCGAAATCGAGCCCCGGCGACATGTCCCAGTAGGCGTGCGAGGGCCGAGCGAAGCAGTAGATGCAGCCATGCTCGCAGCCGTGGTAAGGATTGAGCGAGCGATCAAAGGAGAGATCCGGTGAGCTGTTCCACGCAAGCGCGCTCTTGCTTGGCTCCTCGCGTACCTCGGTGGCAAGGCTTAAAGGGGCGTGCTCCTGCCACCAGCCGTCGAATTCCTCGACGCTGACACTCGGCGCAAAGCGGTTGTGCGGGTCGAACGTTGCCCCGCGGCCCTTGTGAACGATACTGCCCGGGGGGAGGGCGCGTGAATCCGACATGACGCTATCCGATCGGCAATAGGTTGACTGTATGAATATACACTATATTACCGCTCATGCTAACGACAACCGCTGGCCGTGGTGAACGGCGTGTCACTGAAATCGCGCTAAACGTTCATCCCGCTGTCATCTGGCGTGGCTAATTTAAGTCTCTCTTAATCAATGACTTGGATGAACAGCATGGTCGCTTTCAAACGCTGCGCGCTCGCGCTTGCTTTAGGGTCCGTTTTTGCCACGCCGGCGCTTGCCCAACCACACGGTGCCAAAAACGTCATTCTGATGATCACCGACGGCGCGGGCATCGAAACCTTCCGCGCCGCCAGCTACTACCGCCACGCAGTGCTGGGCCAGGAAGTGTACGACGACTTCGACACTCAGGTCTTCACCGCCACCTACCCGCTGACCACCGCCACCGAGCCGACCATGAGCGACGAAGGCAAGGTCGAGTTCGACCCCGCCGAGCTCTGGAGCGATGAGGCGGCCGAGGGCGTGGGCTTCGAGGGCAAACTGGGCGACTACGACGGCTATTTCGCCGGCTACAACTACGCCCGCGAGAACTTCACCGACAGCGCCGCCGCCGGCACGGCGCTGGCCACCGGCCAGAAGACCTACAACAGCGCCATCAACTGGTCGAACAATGACGAGCGCATGAAGCACATCGGCGAGTACGTGGTCGAAAGCGGTCGGGCGCTGGGCGTGGTGAGCTCGGTGCAGCTGAGCCACGCGACGCCCGCCGCGTTTCTGGGCCACAGCCCCAGCCGCAACGAATACGCAGCACTCGGTGAAGAGATCATCGATTCCGGACTTGCCACCGTGGTGTTCGGCGCCGGCCACCCGTACTTCGACGACGCCGGTAACGCGGTCGACAATCCGGACGAAGACGCCTTTCGCTACGTGGGCGGCGAAGCCACCTGGCAGCGTGTGCTCGACGGCGACACCGATTACCAGTTGATCGAAAGCCGCGACGACTTCGAGGCGCTGGCCAACGGCGAGCTGACCCTCGAGGCGGACAAGGTGCTGGGCGTGGCGCAGAACCACGCCACGCTGCAGTTCAACCGCCCGGGCGTGGAAGCTGGCAACCTGATCGAGAACGTGCCGAACTTGCCGACGCTGACCCGCGGCGCGCTCGAAGTGCTCAAGCAAAACGACGAAGGCTTTTTCCTGATGGTCGAAGGCGGCGCCGTCGACTGGGCCGCGCACGCCAACAACCTGCCGCGCCTGGTCGAGGAGCAGGTCGATTTCAATGAAGCGGTGGAAGCTGCGGTCGAGTGGGTCGAGGCGAACAGCGACTGGGACGAGACGATGATCATCGTTACCACCGACCACGGCAACGGCCTGCTGCAGGGCCCGGATTCGGATCAGAACGCCTACAGCCCGATCGTAAGCCAGGGCGCCGGCGCGCTGCCGCTGGTACGCTGGCACTCGGATAACCACACCCGCGAGCTCGTGCCGCTTTACGCCCAGGGCGCCGGCGCCGAGTACTTCCTCGATGTGGCCCAGCCCGATGAAGGCCTCTCCACCTACGGTGTGGACGAAAACGCCCAGCAGTGGGTGGACAACACCGATGTATTCCGCGCCGCGATGAACGCGCTCGGTATCGACGAGGACAGCGACACGCCGTAACGTCCCTGTGCAGGCATAAAGCCCCCGGTGAGTAATGGCCGGGGGCTTTTTTGTGCGTGTTTTAGAACGCGTGCGATGAACGTATGCTGACGGTTTTGCCGGGAGTCTTCATGCGCGCCTTCTCGATCATCGCGATTCGCCTTCTCGCCGTCTATCTCGTGACCCGCCCGCTCATGGCGCTGGCGTCGTCGCTGCCCGCGGCCTTCGCTACGGCAGAGGCGTTCGAAGACTGGCGACTACTGTTCTCCGCCAGTCTCGTGCTGCCGTGTTTGCTGGGCGTGCTTTTATGGTTCAAGGCGCCCGCGCTTGCGCAAAGGCTTCACCCGAATGAGTCGGCGTCTGACAGCGTGGTAGGGGAGGCGGGGCTCGTGCGTGCGGGCAGCTTTCTCATCGGCGTGTATCTGGTGGTACAGCACCTGAGCAGTCTGCTTTCCCGCTGGCAGTGGGGCGGGGGGCTCGACATCGGCTCGCTCGCCGCGCTCCTGATCGGCCTGGCGCTGATACCGGGGGCCAGCGCCATGGGTAAACTGTTCCATCGATTGCGGGAATTTTAATGGGCTTGGGAACTCGCCATGCGCTCGCGTGTCGATTTGGGTAAGATGGTACCCGCTACATCTTTGGTATAAGAATGATGGGCTTGTAAAGTCACTGTCGTAAAAGGTCACCGCCGTTTGAGCCCGCGGCATCAGGTCACCGACATTGGTTAAAGAGGTCGTTAGTCATATGAGAACTCCCCATGACGTGCTCAACGAGTGGATGCAGGCAATCAACAACGCCGACGTCGAAGCGCTGCTGTCGCTCTACGATGAGAACGCCGTACTGATTCCCACCTTTTCCAACCGTATTTCCAACACCCGCGAGAAGCATCGCGACTATTTCGAGCGCCTGGGCGCGCGCCCGGGTCTGAGCATCACGCTGCACGAAAAGACCCTGATCATTCAGGAAGTCTCCGAAACCGTTGCCGCGCTGACCGGCCTCTACAACTGGCGCTTTGAGGTCGAAGGCGAGCTTCTGAACTTCGAGGCGCGCTTTAGCTACGTCGTTGATCTTTCGAAAGAAGCGCCGATTTTGCACCACCACTCCTCGCAAATTCCGCGTATGCTGTAAGGTTGTCGGCACCCGAAAAACGCCAGGCTATTCGAGCCTGGCGTTTTCATTTTTAAAGGTTTTATTCATGTTCGAGCTTCCCGCTCTTCTTATCATCGACATGCAGCGCGGCATGAGCGACCCCGCTGTAGGGGCTCGCAACAATACGTACGCCGAGGCGAATATTGCGCGCCTGCTCGGCGCGTGGCGTCATGCTCAGGGCCCTGTCGTTCACGTACGCCATATCTCCCGCTCGCCAGATTCCCCTTTCTGGCCGGGACAATGCGGCGTCGAGTTCCAGCCGGCACTGGCGCCGTGGGAAGGCGAGCACGTGGTCGAGAAGAACGTTCCCGATGCTTTTATCCATTCGGGTCTCGAGCGCTGGCTTCGCGTGCGCGATATTCAGCGTCTCGTCGTCGTGGGTGTCAGCACCAGCAACTCGGTGGAGGCCAGCGTGCGAAGCGCGGGTAATCTCGGCTTCGATGTCACGGTCGTTCATGACGCTACCTTCACCTTCGCCAAACGCGATTATGCTGGGGTGGAACGCTCGGCTGACGAGGTTCACGCCATGTCGCTTGCGAATCTGAATGGGGAGTACGCGCGTATCCGCTCGACCGAAGAAATGCTCGATGAGGCGTTAGAAGAATGATTGAACTGGCAATGGCGGGAATCTCCCTGTTTGGTTTGGGTGACTGGACCTGTACCTCGGACAATGTCTACCCGGACGGCATGGAAGAGCACATCGAAAGTCGCGTCACGACACGAAAGGATCTCACCTATGAGGAAACGCTGACGCTCGACTATCGAACGAGCAGCGTTCCGGGAAGCCATTCGCGTCTGCAGGTCTTCATCACCGGGCATAAGGACGTTGTCGGCCACACGTTCATTGCCTACCCCGAAGAGATAGAACTCGTTCCTCGCACGGATGAGCTCAGATTGTTTTCGCCCGAGTTTCTCGAAGCAAGCCGCGCTTTTTATCTCGAGCCTTCGGCGCCGATCGAAGTGGTCTCCCGCGATGAACACGCCATGATTCTGCGCCTCAAGGAGTCCGGCGAAGAAACGACCTGCCAGGCAGTGAGCGCAGGGGCATAGCGTTTTTTCAAGCGTTAGAACAGCCAGCGCCAAAGCGCTGCGCAGACGATACCCACGGCGATGGACGCAAGCGGGCTTTTTAACGCGACCGCCACCAGCCCGGCGGCAAGGGCCGCGACGCGGGTGGCGTGATCGCCGTCGACGATCATCGGCGTCAGGATGGCGATGAGTACCGAGCTCGACATGGCGTCGATAAAAAGGCGCACGTTCGGTCCAAGCGTCAGTCGCGCCATGACGATCAGCCCCAGCACCCGCGAGCCATAGCCGACAAGTACCATGATCGAAATGGCCGCAAGCGACGACCAGACGGTCGGTGTCATCATTCGCTCACCTTCACGCTCTGGTATCGGGCAAGCAGCACTGCGACGCCCCCACCGGTCAGTGCCCCTACCATGACGTGAAGAAAGGGCGGCAGCCACCAGTACGCCAAAAGCGCGCTAGTGCCCGCCGCAAGCCAGGGCAGCACCATGAACGCTCGCGGCCGATTGCCGATCACGATCACCAGCAGAAAGCAGAGCATGATCATATCCAGCCCGAAGCGCTCCGGGTGAGTGATGCCACCGCCGAACACGAGCCCCACGCCGGTTCCCAGCACCCAGGCCGCCCAAAGCGCAATACCGCCGCCCAGCAAAATACCGACATTGCGCTCGCCCTGGTGGTATTTGGAAAGCGCCAGCGCCCAGTTCGAATCCGTCACCAGGAAAATGACCGCAAACCGCTGCCGGCGCGGTAAAGGCGCAAGCCAGGGGTAGAGCGAGGCGCCCATCAGCATGTGCCGAGTGTGAATCGCAAGTGTCGTACCTGCCAGTGCCAGCAGCGGCAGCGGCGCTTGCCAAAGTTCCAGCGCGGCGAATTGCGAGGGGGCGGCGAACACCAGCGCGCTCATCGACATC
The window above is part of the Halomonas sp. GD1P12 genome. Proteins encoded here:
- a CDS encoding Na/Pi symporter, whose protein sequence is MVETTHRAAPESYARPAQKEKQGRLRQWLTLLLLVYFLICAVSIVGDGFKLATGDHAERLFEFATNPFVGLMVGIVATALIQSSSTVTSVIVGMVAGGLPVAVAVPMVMGANIGTTVTNTLVSLGHVNDKNEFRRAFAAATVHDFFNLLAVVILLPIEILFHPLERMAGAVAGVFYGDADLSLDNVNIVGQLTQPVTDTADQLVASLPAVAGGIALIVIGVALIFLSIRYIGKLLKTLMVGRARQIMLSAIGRGPFTGVASGALVTMLVQSSSTTTSLMVPMAGSGAFTLRQIYPFTIGSNIGTTMTALLAATAISGATALLALEIALVHLLFNLCAVLIIGGLPFLRLLPVKGAQWLGRVAAERKALAAGWVLGVFIALPALLIAVTVL
- a CDS encoding PA0069 family radical SAM protein, with amino-acid sequence MSDSRALPPGSIVHKGRGATFDPHNRFAPSVSVEEFDGWWQEHAPLSLATEVREEPSKSALAWNSSPDLSFDRSLNPYHGCEHGCIYCFARPSHAYWDMSPGLDFETRLIARTGMLEHLRDELAKPGYVCRPINLSGNTDCYQPIEATYRTTRSLLAFLLECRHPVTLVTKGSLVLRDLDLLKRMAEHRLVRVLVSLTSLDGDLKRTLEPRAASPQARLKVIRELSAAGVPVGVLISPVIPGLTDHEIERLIEAARGAGARTASWMLLRLPREVAPLFQAWLMAHYPERADKVMSLIRQCRGGKTNEAAFGKRFRGEGVFVDMIEQRFKRASRQWGMQPRAEQGLNTRDFRPPRAQGDLFD
- a CDS encoding alkaline phosphatase; protein product: MVAFKRCALALALGSVFATPALAQPHGAKNVILMITDGAGIETFRAASYYRHAVLGQEVYDDFDTQVFTATYPLTTATEPTMSDEGKVEFDPAELWSDEAAEGVGFEGKLGDYDGYFAGYNYARENFTDSAAAGTALATGQKTYNSAINWSNNDERMKHIGEYVVESGRALGVVSSVQLSHATPAAFLGHSPSRNEYAALGEEIIDSGLATVVFGAGHPYFDDAGNAVDNPDEDAFRYVGGEATWQRVLDGDTDYQLIESRDDFEALANGELTLEADKVLGVAQNHATLQFNRPGVEAGNLIENVPNLPTLTRGALEVLKQNDEGFFLMVEGGAVDWAAHANNLPRLVEEQVDFNEAVEAAVEWVEANSDWDETMIIVTTDHGNGLLQGPDSDQNAYSPIVSQGAGALPLVRWHSDNHTRELVPLYAQGAGAEYFLDVAQPDEGLSTYGVDENAQQWVDNTDVFRAAMNALGIDEDSDTP
- a CDS encoding nuclear transport factor 2 family protein produces the protein MRTPHDVLNEWMQAINNADVEALLSLYDENAVLIPTFSNRISNTREKHRDYFERLGARPGLSITLHEKTLIIQEVSETVAALTGLYNWRFEVEGELLNFEARFSYVVDLSKEAPILHHHSSQIPRML
- a CDS encoding cysteine hydrolase family protein is translated as MFELPALLIIDMQRGMSDPAVGARNNTYAEANIARLLGAWRHAQGPVVHVRHISRSPDSPFWPGQCGVEFQPALAPWEGEHVVEKNVPDAFIHSGLERWLRVRDIQRLVVVGVSTSNSVEASVRSAGNLGFDVTVVHDATFTFAKRDYAGVERSADEVHAMSLANLNGEYARIRSTEEMLDEALEE
- a CDS encoding AzlD domain-containing protein, which codes for MMTPTVWSSLAAISIMVLVGYGSRVLGLIVMARLTLGPNVRLFIDAMSSSVLIAILTPMIVDGDHATRVAALAAGLVAVALKSPLASIAVGIVCAALWRWLF
- a CDS encoding AzlC family ABC transporter permease, with amino-acid sequence MMGQQNETTLDIAGTWQGIRLMLPLACFTIAFGLAFGVAASHHGLAAWQAMSMSALVFAAPSQFAALELWQAPLPLLALAGTTLAIHTRHMLMGASLYPWLAPLPRRQRFAVIFLVTDSNWALALSKYHQGERNVGILLGGGIALWAAWVLGTGVGLVFGGGITHPERFGLDMIMLCFLLVIVIGNRPRAFMVLPWLAAGTSALLAYWWLPPFLHVMVGALTGGGVAVLLARYQSVKVSE